Genomic segment of Drosophila biarmipes strain raj3 chromosome 2L, RU_DBia_V1.1, whole genome shotgun sequence:
tccTGCGTGAGTCATGCAGTAATAGCAACTGAAAGGGTATACCAATATTTTgtacatcattttaaaacaCATACATTGGTGGTTCCAGTTTGGAACAGTTGAGCAATATAGATATCACATGTGGTTAGTATGCATCAAACAACTAGGCTTAACCCAATTTCGCAGCACCGCGCTTTGGACACCCAACCGAGCACTGATTAAGCCCTCACGACCGAGGCTTAAACGTGGGAAGCACTCCGTCCGGAACTCCAGTCTTGATTGGCCCCTGGCCGTGTTCTAGTTTATCCACTCCCAAGGCCCATTTGCTATAAAATCCGAGTCCGAGTCTCGCTTAGCAGCAAAGAATTGTTGGCTGCAAAGATGTTGCCGCTTTGCTGGCTCTCTGGCTTGGCCCTTTATTTGACGGGTGAGTTAGGGGGAATCGGACGTACTCGTGCGAGTATCTGGCTTTGTCTCAGCTTCCCAGCGACTCCCAGCTGACCGAGATTCGCGCACACACATCGCATTGATGCTGAGTAATTAAAACGCTCCAAGACAAGTATTAATTGCTGGGTCGGAACCGGTTTCGAGGATTACTAATGCGTCAGCCACCTTAATGAGCTTGAGGCTGGAAGACGGGAGCTCCGATCTGGGGCCTTGGGTCACCATCGGGGCTCGGCGCCTGATCAGTTGAAGAACGTCGATTAGCTGGACAAGATGTCTTCGAATGCGCTGGCTTGCATCTGCAATGTGATAAATCCCTGTCGTAACGAGGTCTCCAACACATTTGTTGTGGTTCAGGTGGGGTGGGCCGGAGGAATCAATAATTTACCTCGAGCTGTTTCTAATATTTCATCTATTTCTATAACTCAACAGTGGCTTATTACCGGCTTTGCTGCCCTCGCCCAGGTGGTGCGACCCGTCCTCCTTCTCTGTAAAGCGGTGTCCAGTCGgtaaagttattttattaatcttGGAATCTTCGTCCTTCTTTTTAGTTGGCATTCGTGGTGAGGTGGCTCTTAACCAGGAGGATTACAACAAGACCTGGATTTATATGCCCAACGGACAGGGTAAGCCAGAGGTGGCCTATCTGGTGGAACCTCCGCCCGAAAACCGCATCAATCTTCCCCAGCTCATCAAGTTTGAACTGTATGGGAGGTGAGTGGGAGAAATGCCTAAGTTGTcaatgtaataaatattttgaagagaaaagaagaaagaaagtCACGATCTTCTAACTAAGACTTTGTGTCTATCTTCCAATTGTGACCTGCATGTcttgaaaacaattttccaCCGTTCCAGTGACTCCAGTTCCAGCGCAGATTTCTGGATAGatgaaaacaattttgagTTTCCTCAACGCCACAAGCGAGACACTTGGCAGGAGATGGCCGAAAAGTTTAATCCCGACCTGGACACAAAGATTCTCGTCCACGGCTGGAAATCCAGCACCATGAGCAACTCGATCCAATCGATTCGCGGGGCTTATATCGAACGGGGGCAGGTGAACGTTTTCGCCATCAACTGGAAGGACCAGGCGGATAATATTTACTACCTAACTCCAGCGCGGTACACAGTGCAGGTGGGCAGGGCGGTTGCAAAGCTGATTGACCTCCTCGTGGAGGAGAAGGATGCGGATCCGAACAGGATACACCTCATTGGTCACAGTCTGGGTGCGCACATAATGGGCTATGCGGGATCGTACACCAAATACAGGGTTAACCGCATCACTGGCTTGGATCCGGCGCGGCCTGCTTTTGAGGACTGCATCGGCCCGGAGAATCATCTGGACGATACGGACGCCAACTTTGTGGATGTGATTCACAGTTGTGCGGGCTACCTGGGATTTAGAAAACCAATCGGTATGGTTGACTTTTATCCAAATGGTGGCGGACCGCCGCAGCCGGGTTGCAATGAGCTTTCACAGATTTTCAGTGAGTATTACTGATTGGCTTCCAGTTCCATACAAAATATTCAAGTGCTCCACAATTTTCAGCTGGTTGCAGTCATGGGCGTTCGTACGAGTATTATGCAGAATCCATCAACTCTTTAAAAGGCTTTTATGGTGTTCCCTGCTCTGGACTAGATGAACTTAAGGGGAAAAACTGTACGGGCGGCAAAATCTTGATGGGGGACCCTGTGCCGCGAGAGGCTCGGGGGATATTTTTCGTGAAAACAGCGAACAAACCAAGCTATGCGCTGGGAGTCGATAATATCTGGAGTAACTAACTATTCTGCTCTTAATAATGTccaacataaatatttaatattaatattattacaatATATAAAGTGTGCAACTGAAATTCCTTTAGGGTAGTGGGTCTTTTATTGGCCTTCTACGATCCAGGTGCAATATTATAGTTTATGTATCCATCCACATCATCCAGCTCCATGGAATGGAACTTGACCACCATTACGCCACGACCAGCGTAGGGTGGAACGTATTTGAATGTCGCTACCGCTTTGTCACTCGCAGGAGTTTCGCCAACCTGTAAaaggtgtttttttaattcttcACTCTGTTCAGATTCTATTTacttgaaaaaatgttttaaaatacgATCTTGAAACAACTTTTTGCTCTGAGACTCATGCCATCCTATAAATGTATATCAACCCACCTTGAAAATCAGAGGTGTCTGTATCCCCGGTGCCTCCACAATGAACACACCATTCCGCAACGGAATCGGCATCGGGTTCTCCAGGACCACAGTCACGTCCATCTCCTTCTTGACCACAATGTCTCCCCCTCCAAAAAGGAGCTTAAGGGCCGGTTTGCGAACCCGGAAACTGTCCTGGGTAAAGAATTCGAAATCGCAGTCCTTCACCTTGGCTGCTGCTGTAATGTGAAAGGCTGCCTTGGAGGATAGCTTTTCAAAGTACTCCTTAAAGCTGACCTCCATGCGAACGTGGTAACTGCCTCCGGGCTGCAATGTTAGTTCGAAGCTCAATTCCTTGACCTCCTCTGCACCCCTGCCATTGTACTGAACGGCGTCGCAGCGGATAATTCCAGTAGCCACGTGAGCTTGACTTTGGCTCTTATTGGTCAGCTTCAGCAGCACACCGAAGTCCTTCCCGATAATTATGTCGTGGCTTAGATCCATTTCGAACTCAACATCATTAAAGTCTTCATTGAGATAGCATCTGCTTAAGTTATTATTGCACTGTTTCAGGGCCTTGAGCATGGTGCTTCTCTCTTCCTTTGAACGCTCTGCGTACTTGTAGCTGTCGGTGACGTCTTCCCTTTCCCATTTTAGGACGGCCTTTGTGCTGATGTATTTACCTACACCATCGACAACTTTATTGATAAGCTTAAGCGGATGGCCTGGGCCCTTGTTGCGCCAATAGAGGATATCAGCATTCACCTCTGCGAATACAAATCCAACATCGAAGGGTGCACGAACCTCGCCATCTTTCACGGACGAAATGGGCGCCGGACCCAGTCGAAACATATTGTCGGAGGTCGCTTGTGGAGTAGCATCTACCACCTGCCAGCCGTCACACTTACCACGCCTACCATCTTCCAAGTCCAGTCGCTGCATCCACAACTCATTCCAGG
This window contains:
- the LOC108036712 gene encoding inactive pancreatic lipase-related protein 1 isoform X2 yields the protein MLPLCWLSGLALYLTVGIRGEVALNQEDYNKTWIYMPNGQGKPEVAYLVEPPPENRINLPQLIKFELYGSDSSSSADFWIDENNFEFPQRHKRDTWQEMAEKFNPDLDTKILVHGWKSSTMSNSIQSIRGAYIERGQVNVFAINWKDQADNIYYLTPARYTVQVGRAVAKLIDLLVEEKDADPNRIHLIGHSLGAHIMGYAGSYTKYRVNRITGLDPARPAFEDCIGPENHLDDTDANFVDVIHSCAGYLGFRKPIGMVDFYPNGGGPPQPGCNELSQIFTGCSHGRSYEYYAESINSLKGFYGVPCSGLDELKGKNCTGGKILMGDPVPREARGIFFVKTANKPSYALGVDNIWSN
- the LOC108036712 gene encoding inactive pancreatic lipase-related protein 1 isoform X1, encoding MSSNALACICNVINPCRNEVSNTFVVVQWLITGFAALAQVVRPVLLLFGIRGEVALNQEDYNKTWIYMPNGQGKPEVAYLVEPPPENRINLPQLIKFELYGSDSSSSADFWIDENNFEFPQRHKRDTWQEMAEKFNPDLDTKILVHGWKSSTMSNSIQSIRGAYIERGQVNVFAINWKDQADNIYYLTPARYTVQVGRAVAKLIDLLVEEKDADPNRIHLIGHSLGAHIMGYAGSYTKYRVNRITGLDPARPAFEDCIGPENHLDDTDANFVDVIHSCAGYLGFRKPIGMVDFYPNGGGPPQPGCNELSQIFTGCSHGRSYEYYAESINSLKGFYGVPCSGLDELKGKNCTGGKILMGDPVPREARGIFFVKTANKPSYALGVDNIWSN
- the LOC108036694 gene encoding annulin-like; this encodes MYYYPNTTTFLYQHVTNSEVLSVEEVNLCLEDNHVEHHTSHFYAAAAKEALIVRRGQSFRLKIHFNRDYSPSKDAVIFILTVADDTKPSPGRGTLNAIVPFDNIDYLGDTLEWGAGIESHEGQTLTVLIKPPCTCPVTEWKLDIDTKLLGGESRSYALPLRIFVLFNPWCPDDQVYLEDPNQRKEYVMNDTTLIWRGSYSSLHESAWKIGQFERDVLECSLDVLGSVAKMPPAFRGDAVKVARALSALVNVIDDYGILVGNWTNDFSGGVAPFNWTGSTQILQEFFKTKQPVKFAQCWVYSGVLATIARSLGIPARIVTCFASAHDTQASLTVDYFVDENNKVSGDDSIWNFHAWNELWMQRLDLEDGRRGKCDGWQVVDATPQATSDNMFRLGPAPISSVKDGEVRAPFDVGFVFAEVNADILYWRNKGPGHPLKLINKVVDGVGKYISTKAVLKWEREDVTDSYKYAERSKEERSTMLKALKQCNNNLSRCYLNEDFNDVEFEMDLSHDIIIGKDFGVLLKLTNKSQSQAHVATGIIRCDAVQYNGRGAEEVKELSFELTLQPGGSYHVRMEVSFKEYFEKLSSKAAFHITAAAKVKDCDFEFFTQDSFRVRKPALKLLFGGGDIVVKKEMDVTVVLENPMPIPLRNGVFIVEAPGIQTPLIFKVGETPASDKAVATFKYVPPYAGRGVMVVKFHSMELDDVDGYINYNIAPGS